The following proteins come from a genomic window of Solea solea chromosome 3, fSolSol10.1, whole genome shotgun sequence:
- the tmem88b gene encoding transmembrane protein 88 b — MSMSGTLEKGAHHQALDLSEELPPHHHHHHHHAIHPHHLHHSNSLASTTAVGGGRETPSRVVVPPPYSAAETGGGASEAALELRGSLDCWACSVLVTAQNLVIAAINACLAALVFGTILTPATVMVVFGFLCHSTVRPHGTTPYCSELLTDGGCVALLVVGFLLVTPLLVLALAAYCRLARHLQLGLCFIPYSRAVYKNLPATQHRSLGTGCCGGREGADGSGKGKVWV, encoded by the exons ATGAGTATGAGTGGTACTCTAGAGAAGGGGGCCCACCATCAGGCCTTAGACCTGTCTGAGGAACTGCCacctcatcaccaccatcatcatcatcacgccATTCACCCACACCATCTCCACCATTCCAACTCTCTGGCCTCTACCACTGCAGTGGGTGGAGGCAGAGAAACACCTTCACGTGTGGTCGTACCTCCTCCATATTCTGCTGCAGAGACTGGTGGTGGGGCCAGTGAAGCTGCGCTGGAGCTGAGAGGATCCCTGGACTGCTGGGCCTGTTCTGTACTGGTGACGGCTCAGAACCTGGTGATCGCTGCGATCAACGCGTGCCTGGCTGCACTGGTGTTTGGTACCATCCTGACGCCAGCCACTGTCATGGTGGTGTTTGGCTTCCTCTGCCACTCTACA GTCCGCCCTCATGGAACAACCCCGTACTGTTCAGAGCTGCTGACTGATGGCGGCTGTGTGGCTCTTCTGGTCGTGGGCTTCCTCTTGGTGACCCCTCTGCTGGTCCTGGCTCTGGCTGCGTACTGTCGCCTGGCCCGACACCTGCAGCTGGGCCTGTGCTTCATTCCCTACAGTCGAGCTGTGTACAAGAACCTGCCTGCCACACAGCACCGCAGCCTGGGCACTGGCTGCTGCGGAGGCCGAGAGGGAGCTGATGGCAGTGGGAAGGGAAAGGTGTGGGTTTGA
- the si:cabz01076231.1 gene encoding calcium-binding protein 2, with product MSTSGERIPSTTSVNSTESKDVDSPSGSVSEKPKKSSKKSSKKNTESKNKVYTSVLNSVFGAERELAPAELDELQEAFKEFDYDQDGYLNYKDVAECMRTMGYMPTEMELLEIVQQIKMRMGGLMDFEDFTELMGPRMMGETADMLGLKELQSAFVQFDLDGDGKITQEEMKEAVKTLLGEKLKKGELEEILKELDINADGNIDFEEFVMMLSIH from the exons ATGTCAACATCAGGAGAGAGGATACCCTCTACAACTTCTGTCAACTCAACAGAAAg CAAAGATGTTGACTCCCCATCTGGTTCAGTCTCTGAAAAACCCAAGAAATCATCTAAGAAGTCGtccaagaaaaacacagagagtaaGAACAAAGTCTACACCTCCGTGCTCAACAGTGTGTTTGGCGCT GAGAGAGAATTGGCTCCGGCTGAATTAGATG AGTTGCAAGAGGCCTTCAAGGAGTTTGACTACGACCAAGATGGCTACCTGAACTACAAGGATGTGGCTGAGTGCATGAGGACGATGGGATACATGCCCACagagatggagctgctggagatCGTCCAACAGATAAAGATGAGAA TGGGAGGATTGATGGACTTTGAGGACTTTACTGAACTGATGGGACCCAGGATGATGGGAGAAACCGCCGATATGCTGGGACTCAAAGAGCTCCAGTCTGCCTTTGTACAG TTTGATTTGGATGGTGATGGAAAGATCACACAGGAAGAGATGAAGGAGGCCGTCAAGACGCTGCTGGGAGAGAAGCTGAAGAAAGGAGAGCTGGAGGAAATCCTGAAGGAGCTGGACATCAATGCAGACGGAAACATTGACTTTGAAG AGTTTGTGATGATGCTCTCCATTCACTAA
- the tdrd7b gene encoding tudor domain-containing protein 7B isoform X2, translating into MRNGQAESKTGPHQNKLFNQNTPNRKGNPPMEKSDKRMMLPSRFHKEVLTHLSRNSQQTGPPMNLNESLSLGKGKTYNPQQVQGRIKEILGKYSNGFWVSKLPQIYRELFTQDLPTEAIKDLETWTHICTVEKTCSSNPSELLLYPAKEKSPTSAPSPIVNPDSPTTPVPPSDTATDKASHCPAQQKPCPTHLTRSGSLSPQSTSSSSSSPSPPSSPASLSPDVRMKLEELLVKYSNGLWAHALPKLFQDTYKTKLPKHVLENLHLLSDICTIDYPMPDNPKRAILYRRSSKGDEGGEDVNCNRRDSSISEEELKVRQELERRLSKQTVPSLQIPKEEYPSVLVVEATNTNAVVLRYIGENYSQAQEFMEDEMREFYSLDQSTPTPLASPCSGQLVAVRAEEEEEILRAQICEVMADKVKVYYVDHGFSEVITKTKMYELHERFFKLPFQATKCKLAGLEPFCQEPAVLKKFEMMASGRILLAEILERGQTPLVVLYDTSQDDDININAACMKALQDKMLASPLQVNSVYMNVTVCSVCSDGTIYCKLPSRGLAKLNEILEKIETYFHSQVTSDFLVSRPFCGKRCMARYKGKWSRVEITNLHGSRVLDIIFIDVGVQASVEVFELREIPPIFLCDLMAIPPQAVKCCLSDLTVSLGSWTPDAVQWLREKVLNISDCSMKVAKVDETTCGIYIYLFTDKNFQDPARSLNRQMAQSNLLKQQPDVFLTSHSPAKISTATLSSKTPSTSDSTNGNPTSTTVTAKPHPRMALPGNRGGGGGNLASTIQPKTPSSPSSFPQLPPLLELPPAGNNMDVYVSVACHPGHFVLQPWRDMYKLVVLMGEMILYYNKTEEKTLNIEKNQIYAAKVENNWYRVLVKGVLTNGLVSVYELDYGKHELVSCTQLRSLIKEFRQLPFQGITAQLAGVKPRQLSEEASIVFRNHVEKKPLVAQLESLHEARNPWDRKLMVFLVDTSQEERDIWVHDIMAEFAEDLTNEL; encoded by the exons ATGAGGAATGGCCAGGCAGAGAGTAAAACTGGGCCACATCAGAACAAGCTCTTCAATCAAAACACACCCAACAGGAAAGGGAACCCGCCAATGGAGAA ATCAGACAAGAGAATGATGCTGCCATCACGGTTTCATAAGGAGGTTCTCACTCACCTTTCCAGAAACTCCCAACAGACTGGTC CACCTATGAATCTGAACGAGAGCCTCAGCTTGGGGAAAGGAAAAACCTACAACCCTCAGCAGGTTCAAGGTCGAATCAAGGAAATCCTGGGGAAGTACAGTAATGGGTTCTGGGTGTCCAAGCTGCCTCAGATCTACAGAGAGCTCTTCACACAGGACCTGCCCACTGAGGCCATCAAAGACTTGGAGACGTGGACACACATATGCACT GTAGAGAAAACCTGCAGCAGCAACCCATCAGAGTTGCTCCTCTACCCAGCCAAGGAGAAGAGCCCCACATCCGCCCCGTCACCCATCGTCAACCCAGACTCCCCCACTACCCCTGTGCCACCTTCAGACACAGCGACAGATAAAGCCTCACATTGCCCTGCCCAACAGAAACCATGCCCTACCCATCTGACTCGGTCTGGCTCTCTCTCACCTCAGTCTACTTCATCGTCTTCCTCGTCCCCCAGCCCTCCTTCCTCCCCTGCTTCCCTCAGTCCCGACGTGAGGATGAAATTGGAAGAGTTGCTAGTGAAGTACTCCAATGGCCTGTGGGCACATGCACTGCCTAAACTCTTTCAGGACACCTACAAA ACCAAACTACCCAAACATGTCCTGGAGAACCTTCATCTCCTTTCTGACATCTGCACTATTGACTACCCAATGCCTGACAACCCCAAGAGGGCCATCCTGTACAGGAGGAGCAGCAAAGGagatgaaggaggagaggatgtGAACTGCAACAGGAGGGATTCTTCAATCAGTGAAGAGGAGCTGAAGGTGAGACAGGAGCTGGAGAGGAGGCTCAGTAAACAAACAGTGCCTTCTCTGCAAATCCCCAAAGAGGAGTACCCCTCTGTGCTGGTGGTGGAGGCTACCAACACCAATGCAGTCGTGCTCAG GTACATTGGTGAAAATTACTCCCAGGCTCAGGAGTTCATGGAGGATGAGATGAGGGAGTTTTACAGCCTGGACCAAAGCACTCCAACTCCTTTAGCATCTCCATGTTCAGGACAACTTGTTGCTGTCAGagctgaagaggaagaggagattcTGAGAGCGCAGATTTGTGAGGTCATGGCGGACAAGGTCAAG GTGTACTATGTGGATCATGGCTTCTCAGAAGTGATCACCAAAACCAAAATGTATGAGCTGCACGAGAGGTTTTTCAAACTGCCTTTCCAGGCCACTAAGTGTAAACTAGCAG GTCTGGAGCCGTTCTGTCAGGAGCCTGCAGTACTTAAGAAGTTTGAGATGATGGCCAGTGGTAGGATCTTACTGGCTGAAATCCTAGAGAGAGGTCAGACTCCTCTGGTGGTCCTGTACGACACGTCGCAGGATGATGACATCAACATCAATGCAGCATGCATGAAAGCTTTGCAGGACAAGATGCTAGCAAGCCCATTGCAG GTGAACAGTGTTTATATGAATGTGACTGTCTGCAGTGTCTGCTCGGATGGGACCATCTACTGTAAACTGCCCTCCAGAGGTCTTGCCAAGCTGAATGAGATACTGGAGAAAATAGAAACATACTTCCACTCACAG GTGACATCAGACTTCCTGGTATCCAGACCCTTCTGTGGGAAACGATGCATGGCTCGCTACAAAGGCAAATGGTCTCGTGTGGAG ATCACCAACCTGCATGGCAGCAGAGTGCTGGACATCATTTTTATCGATGTGGGTGTCCAGGCTTCTGTAGAAGTGTTTGAGCTGAGAGAGATCCCACCGATATTCCTGTGTGACCTAATGGCAATCCCACCACAG GCTGTTAAGTGCTGTCTATCAGACTTGACTGTCAGTCTTGGATCATGGACCCCAGATGCTGTCCAGTGGCTTCGAGAGAAAGTGCTCAACATCTCTGACTGTAGCATGAAG GTTGCCAAGGTTGATGAAACCACATGCGGCATCTACATCTACCTTTTCACTGATAAGAACTTCCAAGACCCGGCCCGCAGCCTCAACCGTCAGATGGCGCAGTCTAACCTCTTAAAACAGCAGCCAGATGTTTTCCTGACGAGCCACAG CCCTGCTAAAATCTCCACAgccactttatcctctaaaACACCCAGTACCAGTGATTCAACTAATGGCAACCCAACATCTACCACTGTCACTGCCAAGCCTCATCCCAGAATGGCTCTGCCAGgaaacagaggaggtggaggaggaaaccTGGCCAGCACCATTCAACCAAAAACACCATCATCCCCCTCATCTTTTCCCCAGCTGCCACCATTGCTGGAGCTGCCCCCAGCTG GAAACAACATGGATGTATATGTATCAGTGGCGTGCCATCCAGGCCACTTTGTCCTGCAACCCTGGAGAGACATGTACAAATTGGTGGTGTTGATGGGAGAAATGATTCTGTATTACAACaaaactgaagagaaaacacTCAACATCGAGAAGAATCAGATATATGCTGCTAAAGTGGAGAACAA cTGGTACCGGGTGTTAGTGAAGGGGGTTCTGACCAATGGGTTGGTGTCAGTCTATGAGTTGGACTATGGTAAACATGAGCTGGTCAGCTGCACCCAGCTCAGATCTCTGATCAAGGAGTTCAGACAGCTGCCGTTCCAGGGAATCACTGCTCAGCTGGCTG GAGTGAAGCCGAGGCAGTTGTCAGAGGAAGCTTCCATCGTTTTCAGGAACCACGTGGAAAAGAAACCTCTCGTGGCCCAGCTGGAGAGCCTTCATGAAGCCAGAAACCCGTGGGACCGGAAGCTGATGGTCTTCCTGGTTGACACTTCACAGGAAGAAAGAGATATCTGGGTGCATGACATCATGGCTGAGTTTGCTGAAGATCTTACCAATGAGTTGTAG
- the tdrd7b gene encoding tudor domain-containing protein 7B isoform X1 — MADRELVKKMLWAILLANKGGVSLSRLQSEYKELAGEQIPHKQLGHNHLDSLLASMPAVVRMERNRSGEVVYLASAANETAHIAKVVARQRTSKKTGRPHLVNTQMRVKPAASFVLNAKPQTSLRQPNYRGRGGGRGGGGGRGSGHGDFRQARDMRNGQAESKTGPHQNKLFNQNTPNRKGNPPMEKSDKRMMLPSRFHKEVLTHLSRNSQQTGPPMNLNESLSLGKGKTYNPQQVQGRIKEILGKYSNGFWVSKLPQIYRELFTQDLPTEAIKDLETWTHICTVEKTCSSNPSELLLYPAKEKSPTSAPSPIVNPDSPTTPVPPSDTATDKASHCPAQQKPCPTHLTRSGSLSPQSTSSSSSSPSPPSSPASLSPDVRMKLEELLVKYSNGLWAHALPKLFQDTYKTKLPKHVLENLHLLSDICTIDYPMPDNPKRAILYRRSSKGDEGGEDVNCNRRDSSISEEELKVRQELERRLSKQTVPSLQIPKEEYPSVLVVEATNTNAVVLRYIGENYSQAQEFMEDEMREFYSLDQSTPTPLASPCSGQLVAVRAEEEEEILRAQICEVMADKVKVYYVDHGFSEVITKTKMYELHERFFKLPFQATKCKLAGLEPFCQEPAVLKKFEMMASGRILLAEILERGQTPLVVLYDTSQDDDININAACMKALQDKMLASPLQVNSVYMNVTVCSVCSDGTIYCKLPSRGLAKLNEILEKIETYFHSQVTSDFLVSRPFCGKRCMARYKGKWSRVEITNLHGSRVLDIIFIDVGVQASVEVFELREIPPIFLCDLMAIPPQAVKCCLSDLTVSLGSWTPDAVQWLREKVLNISDCSMKVAKVDETTCGIYIYLFTDKNFQDPARSLNRQMAQSNLLKQQPDVFLTSHSPAKISTATLSSKTPSTSDSTNGNPTSTTVTAKPHPRMALPGNRGGGGGNLASTIQPKTPSSPSSFPQLPPLLELPPAGNNMDVYVSVACHPGHFVLQPWRDMYKLVVLMGEMILYYNKTEEKTLNIEKNQIYAAKVENNWYRVLVKGVLTNGLVSVYELDYGKHELVSCTQLRSLIKEFRQLPFQGITAQLAGVKPRQLSEEASIVFRNHVEKKPLVAQLESLHEARNPWDRKLMVFLVDTSQEERDIWVHDIMAEFAEDLTNEL, encoded by the exons ATGGCTGACAGGGAGCTGGTGAAGAAGATGCTCTGGGCCATACTCCTGGCCAACAAGGGTGGAGTGTCACTGTCACGTCTACAATCAGAGTACAAGGAGCTCGCTGGCGAGCAGATACCACATAAACAACTGGGACACAACCACCTGGACTCACTGCTTGCAAGCATGCCCGCTGTAGTCCGCATGGAGCGCAATCGCTCTGGagag GTGGTCTATTTAGCTTCAGCAGCCAACGAGACAGCCCATATAGCCAAGGTGGTGGCCCGCCAGCGCACATCCAAGAAGACAGGTCGACCCCACTTGGTCAACACCCAGATGAGAGTCAAACCAGCAGCATCATTTGTCCTAAATG CCAAACCTCAAACCTCACTGAGGCAGCCAAACTACCGTGGGCGAGGTGGGggtagaggaggaggtggtggccGAGGATCGGGACATGGAGACTTCCGACAAGCCAGAGATATGAGGAATGGCCAGGCAGAGAGTAAAACTGGGCCACATCAGAACAAGCTCTTCAATCAAAACACACCCAACAGGAAAGGGAACCCGCCAATGGAGAA ATCAGACAAGAGAATGATGCTGCCATCACGGTTTCATAAGGAGGTTCTCACTCACCTTTCCAGAAACTCCCAACAGACTGGTC CACCTATGAATCTGAACGAGAGCCTCAGCTTGGGGAAAGGAAAAACCTACAACCCTCAGCAGGTTCAAGGTCGAATCAAGGAAATCCTGGGGAAGTACAGTAATGGGTTCTGGGTGTCCAAGCTGCCTCAGATCTACAGAGAGCTCTTCACACAGGACCTGCCCACTGAGGCCATCAAAGACTTGGAGACGTGGACACACATATGCACT GTAGAGAAAACCTGCAGCAGCAACCCATCAGAGTTGCTCCTCTACCCAGCCAAGGAGAAGAGCCCCACATCCGCCCCGTCACCCATCGTCAACCCAGACTCCCCCACTACCCCTGTGCCACCTTCAGACACAGCGACAGATAAAGCCTCACATTGCCCTGCCCAACAGAAACCATGCCCTACCCATCTGACTCGGTCTGGCTCTCTCTCACCTCAGTCTACTTCATCGTCTTCCTCGTCCCCCAGCCCTCCTTCCTCCCCTGCTTCCCTCAGTCCCGACGTGAGGATGAAATTGGAAGAGTTGCTAGTGAAGTACTCCAATGGCCTGTGGGCACATGCACTGCCTAAACTCTTTCAGGACACCTACAAA ACCAAACTACCCAAACATGTCCTGGAGAACCTTCATCTCCTTTCTGACATCTGCACTATTGACTACCCAATGCCTGACAACCCCAAGAGGGCCATCCTGTACAGGAGGAGCAGCAAAGGagatgaaggaggagaggatgtGAACTGCAACAGGAGGGATTCTTCAATCAGTGAAGAGGAGCTGAAGGTGAGACAGGAGCTGGAGAGGAGGCTCAGTAAACAAACAGTGCCTTCTCTGCAAATCCCCAAAGAGGAGTACCCCTCTGTGCTGGTGGTGGAGGCTACCAACACCAATGCAGTCGTGCTCAG GTACATTGGTGAAAATTACTCCCAGGCTCAGGAGTTCATGGAGGATGAGATGAGGGAGTTTTACAGCCTGGACCAAAGCACTCCAACTCCTTTAGCATCTCCATGTTCAGGACAACTTGTTGCTGTCAGagctgaagaggaagaggagattcTGAGAGCGCAGATTTGTGAGGTCATGGCGGACAAGGTCAAG GTGTACTATGTGGATCATGGCTTCTCAGAAGTGATCACCAAAACCAAAATGTATGAGCTGCACGAGAGGTTTTTCAAACTGCCTTTCCAGGCCACTAAGTGTAAACTAGCAG GTCTGGAGCCGTTCTGTCAGGAGCCTGCAGTACTTAAGAAGTTTGAGATGATGGCCAGTGGTAGGATCTTACTGGCTGAAATCCTAGAGAGAGGTCAGACTCCTCTGGTGGTCCTGTACGACACGTCGCAGGATGATGACATCAACATCAATGCAGCATGCATGAAAGCTTTGCAGGACAAGATGCTAGCAAGCCCATTGCAG GTGAACAGTGTTTATATGAATGTGACTGTCTGCAGTGTCTGCTCGGATGGGACCATCTACTGTAAACTGCCCTCCAGAGGTCTTGCCAAGCTGAATGAGATACTGGAGAAAATAGAAACATACTTCCACTCACAG GTGACATCAGACTTCCTGGTATCCAGACCCTTCTGTGGGAAACGATGCATGGCTCGCTACAAAGGCAAATGGTCTCGTGTGGAG ATCACCAACCTGCATGGCAGCAGAGTGCTGGACATCATTTTTATCGATGTGGGTGTCCAGGCTTCTGTAGAAGTGTTTGAGCTGAGAGAGATCCCACCGATATTCCTGTGTGACCTAATGGCAATCCCACCACAG GCTGTTAAGTGCTGTCTATCAGACTTGACTGTCAGTCTTGGATCATGGACCCCAGATGCTGTCCAGTGGCTTCGAGAGAAAGTGCTCAACATCTCTGACTGTAGCATGAAG GTTGCCAAGGTTGATGAAACCACATGCGGCATCTACATCTACCTTTTCACTGATAAGAACTTCCAAGACCCGGCCCGCAGCCTCAACCGTCAGATGGCGCAGTCTAACCTCTTAAAACAGCAGCCAGATGTTTTCCTGACGAGCCACAG CCCTGCTAAAATCTCCACAgccactttatcctctaaaACACCCAGTACCAGTGATTCAACTAATGGCAACCCAACATCTACCACTGTCACTGCCAAGCCTCATCCCAGAATGGCTCTGCCAGgaaacagaggaggtggaggaggaaaccTGGCCAGCACCATTCAACCAAAAACACCATCATCCCCCTCATCTTTTCCCCAGCTGCCACCATTGCTGGAGCTGCCCCCAGCTG GAAACAACATGGATGTATATGTATCAGTGGCGTGCCATCCAGGCCACTTTGTCCTGCAACCCTGGAGAGACATGTACAAATTGGTGGTGTTGATGGGAGAAATGATTCTGTATTACAACaaaactgaagagaaaacacTCAACATCGAGAAGAATCAGATATATGCTGCTAAAGTGGAGAACAA cTGGTACCGGGTGTTAGTGAAGGGGGTTCTGACCAATGGGTTGGTGTCAGTCTATGAGTTGGACTATGGTAAACATGAGCTGGTCAGCTGCACCCAGCTCAGATCTCTGATCAAGGAGTTCAGACAGCTGCCGTTCCAGGGAATCACTGCTCAGCTGGCTG GAGTGAAGCCGAGGCAGTTGTCAGAGGAAGCTTCCATCGTTTTCAGGAACCACGTGGAAAAGAAACCTCTCGTGGCCCAGCTGGAGAGCCTTCATGAAGCCAGAAACCCGTGGGACCGGAAGCTGATGGTCTTCCTGGTTGACACTTCACAGGAAGAAAGAGATATCTGGGTGCATGACATCATGGCTGAGTTTGCTGAAGATCTTACCAATGAGTTGTAG